In a genomic window of Flavobacterium crassostreae:
- a CDS encoding T9SS type A sorting domain-containing protein, translating into MNTKTFAPVVLLIMLTGNLLFAQQKVYPGNVLTPYFWITSKNVADAYHWDSRTKDHTPISDQQHPGAAFNFNPSIYFNAAQDSLSIPLGSSAKRQQTLFLVYKVKDSLTEQFLWTINQPQRTLSVATNKRLVDLKKYTYQSYSEKIKPNKANIHFFQQNITDSIAKPAVLSIGQKSKFISLPPQQFDGNISEIVVYNRVLSGFESQKIASYLAIKYGISLSQFETKNYLNSSGNIIWDSAKHQGFASSITALGRDDASGLLQSKSSNMAQEGLLTLTLKSKSNTIPNQYFVFWSDNAKSMQLKKQEQGQPIGIARQWQLDFTNPKDLSLDWSLNPNFIKGNFPKDTYYWLYIDYSGKGTYTEEDSEYLKLASTSSKEKLVLHDFDWDKQKTGKAKFTIKIAPKMFSRVWITQADCGVKDSGKLNYSIQGGEAPFTITLQKEGSDVVVKQWKQDSKNTQDLLLSSGSYTYIVRDAKANVYSETIFVADKQGTLSNLKATYQLTDGKPIILDASQGLQGTTYAYQWYYEGDFIDNTPKILLDQAGDYELRLSNSQGCTTSQKILVTTDSKEASVANVLMLYPNPTPDGRFTLAMQFAQKTDVTLTIHTLSGGLVQQKQFSQIENYVYDGMISAASGMYLVSVRSDFGTKNFKVIVK; encoded by the coding sequence ATGAATACTAAAACTTTTGCACCAGTAGTTTTACTAATAATGCTAACTGGAAACCTGCTTTTTGCACAACAAAAAGTATATCCAGGAAATGTTTTGACGCCTTATTTTTGGATTACTTCTAAAAACGTAGCAGACGCTTACCATTGGGACAGCCGGACCAAAGACCATACACCAATATCGGACCAACAACACCCAGGAGCCGCCTTTAATTTTAATCCTAGTATTTATTTCAATGCCGCTCAAGACTCTTTAAGCATACCTCTTGGGAGTAGTGCTAAGAGACAACAAACCTTGTTTTTGGTTTATAAAGTAAAGGATAGCCTAACAGAACAATTCTTGTGGACCATAAACCAGCCTCAGAGAACCCTTTCGGTGGCAACAAATAAGCGTTTGGTGGACCTAAAAAAATATACCTACCAATCGTATTCCGAAAAAATAAAACCAAATAAGGCCAATATTCATTTTTTTCAACAAAATATAACCGACAGTATTGCAAAGCCAGCAGTACTTTCTATTGGACAAAAATCCAAGTTTATATCCCTTCCGCCACAACAATTTGATGGCAATATAAGCGAAATTGTAGTTTACAACCGGGTTTTGTCTGGTTTTGAATCCCAAAAAATAGCCAGTTATCTAGCTATTAAATATGGTATTTCGCTGTCACAGTTTGAAACCAAAAACTACCTCAATAGTTCTGGCAATATTATTTGGGATAGTGCAAAACACCAAGGGTTTGCATCTTCAATTACGGCACTTGGCAGAGATGATGCCAGCGGTTTGTTGCAAAGCAAAAGCAGCAATATGGCCCAAGAAGGGTTGTTGACCCTCACGCTCAAAAGCAAAAGCAACACCATACCCAACCAATATTTTGTTTTTTGGAGCGACAACGCAAAAAGCATGCAGCTCAAAAAACAAGAGCAAGGACAACCTATCGGAATTGCAAGACAATGGCAATTGGATTTTACAAACCCCAAAGACCTTAGTCTGGATTGGTCTTTAAACCCCAATTTTATAAAAGGCAACTTTCCTAAAGACACGTATTATTGGTTGTATATAGATTATTCCGGAAAAGGAACCTATACCGAAGAGGATTCGGAATACCTAAAATTGGCAAGTACTTCAAGCAAAGAAAAATTAGTCTTACACGATTTTGATTGGGATAAGCAAAAAACAGGAAAAGCAAAATTTACTATAAAGATAGCTCCAAAAATGTTTAGCCGTGTTTGGATAACACAGGCGGATTGCGGTGTGAAAGATTCGGGTAAATTAAATTATTCTATACAAGGAGGCGAAGCGCCATTTACAATAACTCTCCAAAAAGAAGGCAGTGATGTCGTTGTAAAACAATGGAAACAAGATTCCAAAAATACGCAAGACCTCTTGCTATCTTCCGGTAGCTATACTTATATCGTTCGGGATGCAAAAGCAAACGTATACTCAGAAACAATTTTTGTAGCAGACAAACAAGGCACCCTGTCCAATCTAAAAGCAACTTACCAATTGACAGATGGCAAACCAATAATTTTGGATGCAAGCCAAGGTTTGCAAGGAACAACGTATGCCTACCAATGGTATTACGAGGGTGATTTTATCGATAACACACCTAAAATTTTGCTAGATCAAGCAGGAGATTATGAACTTAGATTAAGCAACAGTCAAGGGTGCACTACCTCCCAAAAGATACTAGTAACCACTGATTCTAAAGAAGCCTCTGTTGCTAACGTGCTGATGTTGTATCCCAATCCAACCCCAGATGGGCGTTTTACACTAGCCATGCAGTTTGCACAAAAAACAGATGTTACCCTAACTATACACACCTTGAGTGGCGGTTTGGTGCAGCAAAAACAGTTTTCACAGATAGAAAACTATGTTTATGATGGGATGATTTCGGCAGCATCCGGTATGTATTTGGTTAGTGTGCGTTCGGATTTTGGCACCAAAAATTTTAAAGTAATAGTCAAGTAG